In Miscanthus floridulus cultivar M001 chromosome 8, ASM1932011v1, whole genome shotgun sequence, the sequence AGTACAACTCAAACtacgagaaaccttttgatgctGGCGTGCGCATACAGGATGCATGAGCCATGACAATAGGTATGCTGGGATTTACCTGTTTGGTATGGCTCCCGGAGGGGCTCTGGCTAGAAGCGCATGGGAGAGCCGGAGCCTTTTTGCACTACGAAGGAGGAGCCACGATTTCAAACTTCTCGCGGATCCACCTGATGGTCGCAGACGTATGGACGCGGTTGCCCTTCTCTGCATGCTCTTTGCCCGGGTACAACGTACAAGACGAAACCGACGCCGGCGTGGTGCTTCACCGTCGGGCAAATCGTGCGAGCAGCGGTGCGGGCGCCTGCGCTGTGCGAGCAAGCGACGGCCTAGGCAAGTGCGTTGTGGGAGCGCACGGCAGCGTGGAAGAAGGCAAGCCTTGCTTGGGCGAGCGGTGGTGCAAGCATCCAGGTGCATGCGGCGGCGGCCAGTGCGAGTTGCTAACGAGCGGCGCGGCGGCAGCGTGCGGTATTCAGGGAAGGGAGCAGGAGGTCTGCAGCTGCAGGCCGTATGGGCCCTTAGCCCAAAACCGAACGTTTAGCCTTATTTTTGTCATAAAAATAATTCAAATACGGTTTACCTTAATCATGATAAATATTACGAGTAATCGATGTAATATTGTCAATTTTAGTTTCAAAAAAATTACATGCATTTTAATTTCTCATGCGTACAACCAAATCAAATAATAAGCGCATGAGTACTTTGGACATTTGATATATCTCATTCATTTCAAAGAAACAGGAGGagttgttttgccaaacgttttctaaAACTATTTTAGCTTCTCCAGAAGAGCCAGAGCCAGAGCTATTTCAGAAGGAGCCAGGTAGCTCTTCACAGTACAGCAACATAAACTCTAGCTATTGCCTATAAAAATCTAAAACAGGTATGCATGACAACATGTATGGTAGATCGATCTCTACACGGCTAGACGTGGTAGACGTTGTCCAAGTCCACATGATAGAGCTTGGACGGCTTGAGCCCCTGTGTGGCGTTGAAGAAGTGGAGCGTGCGCGCCCACTTGAGGCGGTCCTTGAGCTTGTGCACGGCCACGGCGTCGGCGATGTGCTCGTGCCGGAAGCAGTTGACGTCGGTGGCCATCTCCCTGTCCCAGTAGTCGTACATCCTCGGCTCCTCGTTGTACACGTTCTTGTACTTCCCGCCCTTGCGCAGCCAGCCGCCGAAGTCGACGTCCTCCCAGTCGTTGTGGTCGTCACGGAGCTCCGGCGTGGCGGCGATCCACTCCGCCACGTCCCACGACACGACGTACCCCATCCCGGACATGTACTGCTTCTCGGGCAGCCAGTGGCAGGGCGTCAGGTAGCCTTGGTACGCGTCCCGCCGCGCCTTCCAGCGCAGCGACTCCGCCAGCGCCGCCACCCGGTAGTAGGTGTCGTCGTCGGTCTTGCCCACGTAGTCGTACCGCTCCCCGGCGAACAGCCCCGGCACGGCCGAGAAGTAGGCGTACGTCTTGCCGTCGTTCATGTTCTCCGTGCAGTTGAGCACCACCACGTCGCCGTGCGCGATGATCTCCAGCGCCACCAGGATGTGGTCCTCCTCCCGCTCGATGCGGCACATGACGAAGCGCACGTCCACCACCGCGCGCACGGGACGCGGCTGCAGGGAGTAGGCCAGCCGCAGGAGCGCGCGCCGCTCGTACGTGCTTGGGGTAGTCACGATGCCCATCAGCAGCCGCAGGTCCACCGCCTCCTCCGCTGGAGAGCCCCCGGCGGCGAGACGGCCGACCGCTGACGGCGAGCCGTTGTTGTCGTTGCATGACGGCGACGAGGACGACCCGAACATCCCCGGGAGCCTGAAGTTGTCGGGGAAGAGGACAAGGTAGATGACCGCAGCCAGGAGGATGCCAGGGAGGAGGAAGAGCGAGGTGCGTTGGGACGACGACGGAGCCCCAAGAGAAGACGGAGGCTTCATCCTGCTGTCCGGCCGCCCGGCGGTCGTCGTCTAGCTAAGCTTCTCAAGTCTGGCTAGCTGATtagctgctgctgctgacttGGTGAGCTCAGTAGTGCTCGGCGGCGAGCTGTTAGTTAAGCTTACTTAAGTAGAAGGAGCACTGACACTGTGCTTTGCCTTGCAGGAAGGTGCTGTAGATCTGAATCCAAGTGTGTCTGTTCACTGAACTACGACTCCGGGGAGTAAACCGCGCTTCTAATTTTTTTGTATAATCCTAGTGTGAAAATCGATGCCTTGAGCTGTCCATACATAGCGTTTTTTACTGCTACATGTGAGCGTGTGACTACAATTGGCTTAGATCTAAGCCCCCGGTCAGCTCGTGGGTAAATCTTCTTATCGGAAGCTCATCGACTGCATTTATTGCGTAGATCCGAAGCGAGCAGGATCCGAGGAACGTAACGTGCAGCTGTCGACCAATACTACTACCGTGCATCATTTATTTTTATCTCTAATCGAGTTCTGTAATTCCTATCGTTTTAAACAGTGACACGGTCACCAAAGTATAGCTTTGTCTACGTTTTGTTTAATAGTAATAAATTTATTGTTAAAGTAATCTTTGAAAAGTAAGTTATATACATCTTATCTTAGCATCATCAATGTTAAAACTAGATGTTTTAAAAGCTATGGACACTTGAAGTTATAAAGGTTTGACTTTGACATTGGCCTAGTAGTAAC encodes:
- the LOC136475041 gene encoding beta-1,3-galactosyltransferase pvg3-like, which produces MKPPSSLGAPSSSQRTSLFLLPGILLAAVIYLVLFPDNFRLPGMFGSSSSPSCNDNNGSPSAVGRLAAGGSPAEEAVDLRLLMGIVTTPSTYERRALLRLAYSLQPRPVRAVVDVRFVMCRIEREEDHILVALEIIAHGDVVVLNCTENMNDGKTYAYFSAVPGLFAGERYDYVGKTDDDTYYRVAALAESLRWKARRDAYQGYLTPCHWLPEKQYMSGMGYVVSWDVAEWIAATPELRDDHNDWEDVDFGGWLRKGGKYKNVYNEEPRMYDYWDREMATDVNCFRHEHIADAVAVHKLKDRLKWARTLHFFNATQGLKPSKLYHVDLDNVYHV